Proteins from one Malaya genurostris strain Urasoe2022 chromosome 2, Malgen_1.1, whole genome shotgun sequence genomic window:
- the LOC131431165 gene encoding serine-rich adhesin for platelets isoform X1 — MGKAARRSVASDPSSPTLSFLHSSPITSTGAASLSGVSAVASSLSFSRSSSSSSSSSSPSSSNTSNHPPKTATLHTTPSLGANSDPLDPLDATGYFYTSSPDPEDTTPAFSTITDSNNYTDNSNSSNTTVANTTATTGTNDSDGSTGTASVSESFTENILNTDRNTSLSPPSSHLCSNQSQTEWNRERQRMEFYATYDVMTGVRIAATLGGFFGLMVFLVIYKSRSRSTAKALKDPTIAAVAAAVIQEEEERELQEAIEATAFSLLQEELSMNYPGMKRDRLHSLGNVSAPPSLNRSYRFASVGGGYSSLLNPPRRYSYASSRAHRNSVSVSSRVLSAYNMGDSFGQDDYFLESDGEEADDEFDQYTTTADVGYPTGNYLMVPGRAIESRRSSAMTCCSTESSFLERRCSAITLGLSSLPPISRSVSRRQSRDDRGQAIGNDTSLGATCADWDSFNPGINIIEATPKSSPCPSERVTHTSSGLSVREHSAGRKHPLYDDSSIDCISAYPDTNGADFSCYNQALLRQSYGSNTRIDDISITNHNPSNVVVRRAPLASLSSFKMSSADCQDSELRSYGSDSVFDDSCADTDEDLQQFSTDSDELSIPDEGECSAGSKAVAKITPSGTSAIGTTDVGGASSSSSSCNRLQQQQYCDVARGTASDTIYVDIEKPTNDTSCLSSLSNSNRRGKAKLKSDKGNLATRIETKAIIERQQQNDRRDRSPSPRSRNLAVPQPHRSAPTIVSGSSSLPSSQSSSRLLSHYSKDNNNTSSNKTINNDNDDNSNPVDEDSHNKCVEVNVIIKNHSSTIRSPSVILELPILTIDEEGSQLSLTPVDPSVPGPSRKWSKETLF; from the exons ATGGGAAAAGCCGCGCGACGGTCAGTTGCGTCAGATCCGTCGTCGCCGACCTTGTCCTTTCTGCATTCATCACCCATCACGTCAACTGGCGCAGCCTCACTGTCCGGAGTCTCTGCAGTTGCTAGCTCATTGTCCTTCAGCCGGAGCAGCAGTAGTAGCAGCAGCTcttcatcaccatcatcatccaATACGTCCAATCACCCACCAAAAACCGCAACACTTCACACGACACCATCACTTGGGGCGAATTCCGACCCTCTCGATCCATTGGACGCAACGGGATACTTTTACACGTCGTCTCCCGACCCGGAGGACACAACACCGGCGTTCAG TACGATCACTGACAGCAACAACTACACCGACAACAGTAACAGTAGCAACACAACTGTTGCCAATACTACTGCTACTACCGGTACTAACGACAGTGACGGTAGTACCGGCACAGCTAGTGTGTCCGAAAGTTTTACGGAAAACATCCTCAACACCGATCGAAATACCTCGCTCTCACCACCCTCGTCTCATCTCTGTAGCAATCAATCGCAGACCGAGTGGAACCGGGAACGACAACGAATGGAGTTCTACGCGACGTACGACGTGATGACCGGTGTTCGGATAGCGGCCACACTTGGTGGCTTCTTTGGCCTTATGGTGTTTCTTGTGATCTACAAAAGTCGCAGTCGGTCGACGGCGAAAGCGTTAAAG GATCCAACGATAGCGGCAGTTGCAGCAGCCGTCATCCAAGAGGAAGAAGAACGCGAACTTCAGGAAGCGATCGAAGCCACGGCATTCTCGCTGCTCCAAGAGGAGTTGAGCATGAACTATCCAGGCATGAAACGTGACCGGCTACATTCCCTGGGAAATGTTAGCGCACCGCCATCACTGAACCGAAGTTACCGGTTTGCGTCCGTTGGCGGTGGGTACAGCAGCCTGCTGAATCCTCCCCGGCGATATTCGTATGCCAGCAGCCGAGCACATCGGAATAGCGTTTCGGTATCCTCTCGAGTGCTCAGTGCCTACAATATGGGCGACAGTTTCGGCCAAGATGATTATTTTTTAGAGAGCGATGGCGAGGAAGCTGACGACGAATTCGATCAGTATACCACCACGGCAGACGTCGGCTATCCCACTGGGAACTATCTTATGGTTCCAGGGAGG GCAATTGAATCTCGGCGAAGCAGTGCAATGACCTGTTGCAGTACGGAAAGTTCATTCTTGGAACGACGATGTTCTGCCATCACTTTGGGATTATCCTCGCTACCACCGATTTCAAGATCTGTGTCTCGCAGGCAGAGCCGTGATGACCGAGGTCAAGCCATAGGCAATGACACCTCATTAGGTGCAACCTGTGCGGATTGGGACTCGTTTAATCCCGGAATCAACATAATCGAAGCAACGCCGAAATCCTCACCGTGCCCTAGCGAACGAGTTACGCACACGTCTTCGGGTCTCTCGGTACGTGAGCATTCTGCCGGTAGAAAACATCCACTGTACGATGATAGCTCGATCGATTGTATATCTGCGTATCCTGATACGAATGGTGCTGATTTTAGTTGCTATAACCAAGCACTGCTAAGACAGAGCTACGGCAGTAACACTAGAATAGATGATATTAGTATAACGAATCATAATCCTAGCAATGTCGTTGTTCGTAGAGCTCCTCTTGCCTCGCTTAGTTCCTTCAAGATGTCCTCGGCAGACTGCCAGGATAGTGAATTGCGTAGCTACGGATCGGACTCGGTGTTTGATGATAGCTGTGCAGATACCGACGAAGATCTACAGCAGTTCAGCACCGACAGTGATGAGCTTAGTATTCCAGACGAGGGCGAATGTTCCGCCGGTTCAAAAGCCGTTGCGAAAATCACTCCTTCCGGTACTTCAGCAATTGGTACCACTGATGTCGGCGGCGctagcagtagcagcagcagctgtAACCGATTACAGCAACAGCAATACTGTGATGTTGCTCGTGGTACCGCCAGTGATACTATTTATGTCGATATCGAAAAACCTACCAATGATACTAGTTGTTTAAGTAGTCTTTCAAATAGCAATCGGCGCGGTAAGGCGAAACTGAAATCGGATAAAGGAAATTTAGCGACTAGAATCGAAACAAAAGCAATCATCGAAAGACAGCAGCAAAATGACAGACGAGATCGATCCCCATCACCACGGTCTCGTAATCTGGCGGTGCCACAGCCACACCGGTCGGCTCCAACGATAGTCAGTGGTAGTAGTAGTTTGCCTAGCAGCCAGTCTAGCAGTCGTTTATTAAGCCATTACAGTAAGGATAACAATAACACTAGCTCTAATAAAACTATTAATAATGATAACGACGATAATAGCAATCCAGTCGATGAGGACAGTCATAATAAGTGCGTTGAAGTTAATGTTATAATTAAAAACCATAGCAGTACTATCAGAAGTCCCTCTGTGATTCTTGAGCTACCCATACTGACAATAGACGAGGAAGGCTCGCAATTGTCTCTTACACCGGTAGATCCCAGCGTTCCGGGTCCTTCGCGGAAGTGGTCCAAGGAGACACTGTTCTAG
- the LOC131431165 gene encoding serine-rich adhesin for platelets isoform X2, producing the protein MGKAARRSVASDPSSPTLSFLHSSPITSTGAASLSGVSAVASSLSFSRSSSSSSSSSSPSSSNTSNHPPKTATLHTTPSLGANSDPLDPLDATGYFYTSSPDPEDTTPAFSNQSQTEWNRERQRMEFYATYDVMTGVRIAATLGGFFGLMVFLVIYKSRSRSTAKALKDPTIAAVAAAVIQEEEERELQEAIEATAFSLLQEELSMNYPGMKRDRLHSLGNVSAPPSLNRSYRFASVGGGYSSLLNPPRRYSYASSRAHRNSVSVSSRVLSAYNMGDSFGQDDYFLESDGEEADDEFDQYTTTADVGYPTGNYLMVPGRAIESRRSSAMTCCSTESSFLERRCSAITLGLSSLPPISRSVSRRQSRDDRGQAIGNDTSLGATCADWDSFNPGINIIEATPKSSPCPSERVTHTSSGLSVREHSAGRKHPLYDDSSIDCISAYPDTNGADFSCYNQALLRQSYGSNTRIDDISITNHNPSNVVVRRAPLASLSSFKMSSADCQDSELRSYGSDSVFDDSCADTDEDLQQFSTDSDELSIPDEGECSAGSKAVAKITPSGTSAIGTTDVGGASSSSSSCNRLQQQQYCDVARGTASDTIYVDIEKPTNDTSCLSSLSNSNRRGKAKLKSDKGNLATRIETKAIIERQQQNDRRDRSPSPRSRNLAVPQPHRSAPTIVSGSSSLPSSQSSSRLLSHYSKDNNNTSSNKTINNDNDDNSNPVDEDSHNKCVEVNVIIKNHSSTIRSPSVILELPILTIDEEGSQLSLTPVDPSVPGPSRKWSKETLF; encoded by the exons ATGGGAAAAGCCGCGCGACGGTCAGTTGCGTCAGATCCGTCGTCGCCGACCTTGTCCTTTCTGCATTCATCACCCATCACGTCAACTGGCGCAGCCTCACTGTCCGGAGTCTCTGCAGTTGCTAGCTCATTGTCCTTCAGCCGGAGCAGCAGTAGTAGCAGCAGCTcttcatcaccatcatcatccaATACGTCCAATCACCCACCAAAAACCGCAACACTTCACACGACACCATCACTTGGGGCGAATTCCGACCCTCTCGATCCATTGGACGCAACGGGATACTTTTACACGTCGTCTCCCGACCCGGAGGACACAACACCGGCGTTCAG CAATCAATCGCAGACCGAGTGGAACCGGGAACGACAACGAATGGAGTTCTACGCGACGTACGACGTGATGACCGGTGTTCGGATAGCGGCCACACTTGGTGGCTTCTTTGGCCTTATGGTGTTTCTTGTGATCTACAAAAGTCGCAGTCGGTCGACGGCGAAAGCGTTAAAG GATCCAACGATAGCGGCAGTTGCAGCAGCCGTCATCCAAGAGGAAGAAGAACGCGAACTTCAGGAAGCGATCGAAGCCACGGCATTCTCGCTGCTCCAAGAGGAGTTGAGCATGAACTATCCAGGCATGAAACGTGACCGGCTACATTCCCTGGGAAATGTTAGCGCACCGCCATCACTGAACCGAAGTTACCGGTTTGCGTCCGTTGGCGGTGGGTACAGCAGCCTGCTGAATCCTCCCCGGCGATATTCGTATGCCAGCAGCCGAGCACATCGGAATAGCGTTTCGGTATCCTCTCGAGTGCTCAGTGCCTACAATATGGGCGACAGTTTCGGCCAAGATGATTATTTTTTAGAGAGCGATGGCGAGGAAGCTGACGACGAATTCGATCAGTATACCACCACGGCAGACGTCGGCTATCCCACTGGGAACTATCTTATGGTTCCAGGGAGG GCAATTGAATCTCGGCGAAGCAGTGCAATGACCTGTTGCAGTACGGAAAGTTCATTCTTGGAACGACGATGTTCTGCCATCACTTTGGGATTATCCTCGCTACCACCGATTTCAAGATCTGTGTCTCGCAGGCAGAGCCGTGATGACCGAGGTCAAGCCATAGGCAATGACACCTCATTAGGTGCAACCTGTGCGGATTGGGACTCGTTTAATCCCGGAATCAACATAATCGAAGCAACGCCGAAATCCTCACCGTGCCCTAGCGAACGAGTTACGCACACGTCTTCGGGTCTCTCGGTACGTGAGCATTCTGCCGGTAGAAAACATCCACTGTACGATGATAGCTCGATCGATTGTATATCTGCGTATCCTGATACGAATGGTGCTGATTTTAGTTGCTATAACCAAGCACTGCTAAGACAGAGCTACGGCAGTAACACTAGAATAGATGATATTAGTATAACGAATCATAATCCTAGCAATGTCGTTGTTCGTAGAGCTCCTCTTGCCTCGCTTAGTTCCTTCAAGATGTCCTCGGCAGACTGCCAGGATAGTGAATTGCGTAGCTACGGATCGGACTCGGTGTTTGATGATAGCTGTGCAGATACCGACGAAGATCTACAGCAGTTCAGCACCGACAGTGATGAGCTTAGTATTCCAGACGAGGGCGAATGTTCCGCCGGTTCAAAAGCCGTTGCGAAAATCACTCCTTCCGGTACTTCAGCAATTGGTACCACTGATGTCGGCGGCGctagcagtagcagcagcagctgtAACCGATTACAGCAACAGCAATACTGTGATGTTGCTCGTGGTACCGCCAGTGATACTATTTATGTCGATATCGAAAAACCTACCAATGATACTAGTTGTTTAAGTAGTCTTTCAAATAGCAATCGGCGCGGTAAGGCGAAACTGAAATCGGATAAAGGAAATTTAGCGACTAGAATCGAAACAAAAGCAATCATCGAAAGACAGCAGCAAAATGACAGACGAGATCGATCCCCATCACCACGGTCTCGTAATCTGGCGGTGCCACAGCCACACCGGTCGGCTCCAACGATAGTCAGTGGTAGTAGTAGTTTGCCTAGCAGCCAGTCTAGCAGTCGTTTATTAAGCCATTACAGTAAGGATAACAATAACACTAGCTCTAATAAAACTATTAATAATGATAACGACGATAATAGCAATCCAGTCGATGAGGACAGTCATAATAAGTGCGTTGAAGTTAATGTTATAATTAAAAACCATAGCAGTACTATCAGAAGTCCCTCTGTGATTCTTGAGCTACCCATACTGACAATAGACGAGGAAGGCTCGCAATTGTCTCTTACACCGGTAGATCCCAGCGTTCCGGGTCCTTCGCGGAAGTGGTCCAAGGAGACACTGTTCTAG